Below is a window of Ruegeria sp. THAF33 DNA.
AGAAGCGCGCCGGGCCGACAACGCACAGGAAATAGCAACGCGGCTTCCGTATTTCTGTTCCGGCTGCCCGCATAACAGCTCGACAAGGGTACCGGAAGGCAGCCGCGCCTATGCCGGTATCGGCTGTCACTACATGGTTCAATGGATGGATCGCGAGACGACCGGTTTCACTCAGATGGGTGGGGAAGGCGCCAACTGGATCGGCGAGGCGCCGTTCTCGACGACCAAGCACGTATTCCAGAACCTCGGCGATGGCACGTACAACCATTCGGGCGTTCAGGCGATCCGGGCTGCTTTGTCCGCAGGAACGAACATCACCTTCAAGATCCTGTTCAACGACGCGGTTGCCATGACCGGCGGGCAGGACAATGAAGGCGACCTGACCGCCGAACGGATCGTTGCCGAGGTCAAGGCAATGGGTGTCCGAGAGGTAGCCCTGGTTCACGATGAAAAAGAGGACGTCAACTTCAAGGCTCTGCCTGCCAGCGTTCAGACATACGAGCGTGCCGATCTCATGCAGGTGCAGGAGAAGTTTCGCGAGATCGAGGGCGTATCGGTCATCGTCTATGTACAAACCTGCGCGGCCGAAAAGCGCCGCCGCCGCAAGCGCGGCACGTTCCCCGATCCCGACAAGCGTGTGTTCATCAACACCGATGTCTGCGAAGGCTGCGGCGATTGCGGTGTACAGTCAAACTGCGTGTCGATCGTTCCCAAACAGACCGAGCTGGGCCGCAAGCGGACTATTGATCAATCGAGCTGCAACAAAGATTACTCGTGCTTGAACGGTTTCTGCCCGTCTTTCGTGACGCTTGAGGGCGCGAAAATTCGCAAAGAGGCGACGACCGAAATTGATCTGCCAGATTTGCCAACACCAGATCTGCCGAAGATCACCGGCACGCACAATGTCGTGATTACCGGCGTCGGCGGTACGGGTGTCGTCACCATTGGCGCCATCCTTGCGCAGGCGGCGCAGATTGACGGAAAAGGCGCGGGCATGATGGAAATGGCGGGGCTGGCGCAGAAAGGCGGCGCAGTCCACATCCACTGTAGATTGGCCAACCGCCCCGAGGACATCAGCGCGATACGCGTCGCCACTGGCGAGGCCCACGCGCTGATCGGCGGCGATCTGGTGGTCTCGGCCGGCGCAAAGACGTTGGGCCTGACGCGCACCGGACGTACGGGGGCCGTCGTGAACAGCCATGAAACGGTGACGGGCGACTTCACGCGTGATACCGAGTTCCGCATTCCGGCGGATCAGCTGGAACTGGCCCTGCAAGCGCGGCTGAAAGAAGATGTCTCGCTGTTTGATGCGACCGAACTGGCGCGCGCGGTGATGGGGGATTCAATCTATTCCAACATGATGATCTTCGGCGCGACCTGGCAGCGCGGGCTGTTGCCGGTCAGCCATCGGGCGATCTTTGAGGCCATCGAATTGAACGGCACGGCGGTCGAACGCAACAAGCGTGCGTTTGATATCGGACGTTGGGCGGTTCTGCACCCGGAAGACGTGCAATCCATCCTTGCGCCGACCGTGGCTGAGATGCCTAAGACACTGGATCAGATCATCGCGTTTCGCGCGCAGCACCTGACGGAGTATCAAAGCGCCCGGCTGGCCAGGCGGTACCGCAAGCTGGTGGACAGTGTCGAGGACGCGGATGTGCGCGAAGCGGTGGCAAAAGGGTATCACAAGCTGTTGTCGTACAAGGACGAATACGAGGTTGCGCGCCTTCTGCTGACCAGTCGGGAAAAAGCGGCGGCCGAGTTTGATGGTGATTTCAAGATGACCTTTCACCTTGCCCCGCCGATATTCGGCGGATCAGGCAGCAATGGCAGGCCGAAAAAGCGTGCCTTCAGCGAATCCATCCTGACTGCATTGAAGCTGTTGACCAAACTCAAGGCATTGCGCGGCACACCACTGGACATTTTCGGGTATTCATCCGAACGCAAGATGGAGCGCGCCCTGATCCGACAGTATGAAAAGGACATGCGCGAGGTTCTGCCCCTGGTGTCGCAGGACACCCGTGATGCGATTGCCGCCCTGGCCCGTTTGCCGCTGGATATCCGCGGATTTGGGCCGGTACTGCGGGAAAATGAGGCCAAGGCTGCGAAACGGCGAGAAGAGCTGCTGGCCGTCATCCGCAGCGGTGGGCCTGAATTGCAAGCTGCGGCAGAGTAATTCGTCACAAGGGTGTCACGATAGCTGGTCAAACCTGTTGCTTGTACTTATTTTGCGGGCAGCAAAACGGAGCCCTTCATGTCTTCTCGTCGTCATGTCGTTCGTGACATCTCGTATGCGCATTCCGCCGAAACCAAGGGGGGGCGGTTGGTCATCAGGCTGATGGAGAACACCACGGGACGGTTGCGTCTGATCAAACGGGCCGACGGTTACGAACAAGAAGTCGCAAAGGGTCGGGATTTTTGGTCGGTCATGGTCGATCGCTATGGATTGACCTTGGATGTCGTTGGTGGCGCACTAGCGAATATCCCCAAGGAAGGTCCGCTTATCCTGATTGCAAACCATCCATATGGAATTCTGGATGGGCTGATGATGGGGCATATATTGTCTCAGACCCGTGGTGATTTCCGAATTCTCGCAAATCGCGTTTTCCGCAAGGCCGAAGACCTGAACCGTATCGTTTTGCCTGTTTCGTTTGATGAAACCAAAGAAGCGGTGAAACTGAATCTGGATACGCGGAAGACCGCATTGAATTACCTTGGCGATGGCGGCGCGATCGGGATTTTCCCCGGGGGTACGGTCAGCACCGGCGTCAATCCGTTCGCGCATCCCATGGATCCGGGTTGGCGCGGTTTCACGGCCCGAATGGTGGCCAAGTCCAATGCCACCGTCGTTCCGGTGTTCTTCGACGGGCACACGTCACGTCTGTTTCAGATTGCAAGCCATATGCACAACACCCTGCGTATGGGGTTGCTGATCAAGGAATTCAAAAAACGTGTCGATACTCCGGTCAAAGTGGTGATTGGCACGCCTATCGGGCGCGACATTCTGGATCCGCTGGGCAAGGATACGCGCAAGATGATGGATTTCCTGCGCAAAGCGACGTATGAGCTGTCTCCGACACCGCTGAAGTCTTATGACTATGGCTATGAATTTGAGGAACGGCATCGCGCCTGAAGGGGCTAATGGCAGTAGGCATCTTTGATTCCGGATTGGGCGGTCTTACCGTCCTGAGCGCCGCGCAGACACGTCTGCCTGACGTTGATTTCCTGTATTACGCGGACAGCGCGCATGCCCCTTATGGTGTGCGCGATGCCGAGGACATCTATCAGCTGACCCGAAAGGCCGTGCAGAGCCTTTGGGATCGCGGCTGCAACTTGGTGATTCTGGCCTGCAACACCGCCAGCGCGGCGGCGCTGCGTCGGATGCAGGAAGAGGGCGTGCCCGAAGGCAAACGTGTGCTTGGTGTCTTTGTCCCGTTGATCGAGGCCCTGACCGAACGGCAATGGGGCGACAATTCCCCACCACGCGAAGTGGCGGTCAAGCATGTCGCCTTATTCGCCACGCCCGCCACTGTATCCAGCCGGGCCTTTCAGCGCGAGCTGGCGTTCCGGGCAATTGGCGTAGATGTCGAAGCGCAGGCATGTGGTGGCGTCGTGGATGCCATTGAAGACGGTGACATGATCCTGGCCGAGGCGCTGGTGCGCAGCCATGTGGAAGCCCTCAAGCGCAAGATGCCTGAACCGCAGGCGGCTATACTGGGCTGTACGCATTACCCGCTTATGGCTGACGTGTTTCAGGCGGCATTGGGACCTGACGTACAGGTCTATAGCCAGGGGGAGCTGGTTGCGGAAAGTCTTGCGGACTATCTGCATCGCCACCCTAACATGCTGGGTAACGGCCCGGGAGGGTTCCTGACGACGGGGAAACCCAATGTGGTGAGCGATCGGGCGACACAGTTCCTCCGACGACAAATCACATTCGAGGCCGCCTGACTTCGGTCAAGGACGCGGCCGCTCTGCTTTCATTTATTCAAGACCGTCGCATCGGCGGTCGTAACATGTGACACACGTTGAGAAGAGGTCTGACATGACCCATAAAATCGCAATTCTGGGCGCTTCGGGCTATACCGGTGCGGAATTGGTGCGGCTGATCGCCGAACACCCCAACATGGAAATCGCCGCGCTGGCCGCCGAACGCAAGGCGGGGATGACCATGGCGCAGGTTTTCCCGCATCTGCGCCACATGGACCTGCCGGATCTTTGCAAGATTTCCGAGATCGATTTTTCCCGGATCGATCTGTGCTTTTGTGCCCTTCCGCACAAGACAAGCCAGGAAGTGATCAGTGCGCTGCCCAAGGATCTGAAGATCATCGATCTGTCTGCTGACTTCCGGCTGACTGACCCGGATGAATATGAAAAGTGGTACGGAAACCCGCATACCGCTCTCGAGCAGCAGGAAGAGGCCGTTTATGGCCTGACCGAGTTCTATCGCGACGAAATCCGGGGCGCGCGGCTGGTGGCGGGCACAGGGTGCAACGCGGCAACCGGTCAATACGTTCTGAGGCCGCTTGTTTCTGCCGGGGTGATTGATCTGGACGATATCGTGCTGGATCTGAAATGTGCTGTATCCGGGGCAGGGCGGTCGCTGAAGGAAAACCTGCTGCACGCCGAACTGAGCGAGGGCACCAACGCCTATGCCGTCGGCGGGACCCACAGGCATCTGGGCGAGTTCGATCAGGAGTTTTCCAAGCTGGCCGGTCGTTCGGTTCATGTGCAGTTCACTCCGCACCTGATCCCTGCAAACCGGGGCATTCTGGCCACGACCTACGTGAAAGGTGACCCGAATAGCATCTATGAAACGCTTGCAAAGGCCTACGCGGATGAGCCTTTCATTCAGATGCTGCGGATGGGCGAGACACCGTCGACTCACCACGTGCGCGGGTCCAACTTCTGTCATATCGGAGTTGTGGCAGATCGGATCGAACGGCGCGCGAACGTGATCGCGGCGCTGGATAACCTGACAAAAGGTAGCAGTGGCCAAGCCTTGCAGAACGCCAATCTGATGTTAGGTGAGACTGAAACCCGGGGCCTGATGATGGCACCGTTATTTCCGTGAGGACGGTATGAAAACGCTCAAGAAACGTCGCCGAGTACAAGTCATTCTGGTAGCTGTCGTTGCCTTGGTGGCATCGACGGCGTTGATTGGCTATGCCATGCGCGACGGGATCAACTTTTTCCGCTCGCCAAGCCAGGTGATTGCCGAACCACCCAAGCCGACCGAGGTCTTTCGGATAGGCGGCTTGGTCGAAGAAGGTTCAATCATCCGTGGGCAGGGCGAAACCGTACATTTTGTCGTCACCGACGGCGGCGAAAGCGTCAAGGTTTCTTTCACCGGGGTTCTGCCTGATCTGTTTTCGGAAAATCAGGGCATGGTAGGCACTGGGCGTTACGTGAACGGTGTGTTCGAAGCCACTGAAATTCTTGCCAAACATGACGAAACCTATATGCCAAAAGAAGTCATGGACGCGTTGAAAGAGCAGGGCGTGTATAAAGGGGCTGAAGAAAGCTGATCTGACCGATATTCGTGTTGAGGGCGTTGCGCGCGGGATGCGGGCAGCGCCCTTGGTCGTTCAGGCTTGTTAATTCTTTTTCGGGATCGTCAGCGCCATTCAACGAAATGAGGGCGCTATGCAAACGGTTCGGCAGATTGCCAGTGAAATTGTGCGCCGGGAAGGCGGGTACGTGAATGACCCGGACGATCCGGGCGGGGCAACCAAGTTCGGTGTCACGATCCATACGATGCGCAGGCTTGGATTGGACCTGACCGGGGATGGGCTGGTTGACGTGGCGGATGTCCGGGCGCTTACTCGGCGCGAGGCGGTCGACATCTTTGTTCAGCACTACTTTGAAAAGCCACGCATCGCGCTGTTGCCGGATGTTCTGCATGCCCCTGTTTTTGACATGTATGTCAATGCCGGTGCGCAAGCAGTAATAATCCTGCAACGGCTTTTGCGTGATATGGGGTTTGACGTAGTGGCAGATGGCGTGATCGGCGCGCAAACGGCGCAGGCGTGCGAAGACGCGGCCCAACCAGATCCCAACGCGTTGCGCGATGCGTATGGCGTGGCGCGGCGGAACTATTACTTTCGGCTGGCCGACAAACGACCGGCATCCAGAAAATACGCGCGCACCCGATCCGGTGGCAAAGGAGGCTGGATCAAACGGGCCGAAGAGTTTCTGTCGCCACGCTATCGACTGAAGGAAAGTGAATTCATGGAAAGGGTTGCGGCATGGGGTTGATCTCGGGGGTATTGGCGCTGCTGTTCGGGGGCGGTCGCAACGCTGTGCGTGAGACGGTTGAAATATACCGGGAAAACGCCGAGTCCCGTGCCGAGCGCGCGACAGAGTTGCAAAGTCAGGCAATGACGCAGTTCGGCCGAGAGTTCGTGGTTCCTCAAAAAGGCCTGTTCGACCGCGTCATGGATGGCGTGAACCGGTTGCCGCGCCCGGCCTTGGCGCTTGGAACGCTGGGATTGTTTGTTGCCGCGATGGTGGATCCGCTGTGGTTCGCTGAACGCATGCAGGGCATTGCGCTGGTGCCGGAACCTCTTTGGTGGTTGCTGGGCGTGATTGTCTCTTTTTATTTTGGCGCGCGCCATCAGAGCAAAATGCAGGATTTTCAGCGGGATATAGGCGCAGCCATGCAGCGGTTGCCGACGGTCATGGGGAACATAGAAACGGTGCGGGCCATGCGCAGCGACAGCCCGGGCGTCGCCGACCCCGGCCCCGATGCCAACCTGATACAGAACGCCTCGCGTCCTGATGCGAATCCAGCATTGACCGATTGGCGCAAGCTTCGGGCGCTTTGACCCGCGACACTATGTGCCCCCGGATCATGCGAAAGTTAATGGCCCCCGGTTCGGCCTCGCAGTATATTCCGGGGCATGATTACAGAGCTTGGCCACTTCGCCCTCATCCTCGCCTTTTTCGTCGCCATCGTGCAAAGCGTGGTGCCTCTGATCGGTGCGTCAAAAAACTGGACCGGCTGGATGGCTTTTGCCGAGCCTGCTGCCATCGTCCAGTTTCTGCTGACTGCATTTTCCTTCGGTGCGCTGATCTGGGCTTTCATCGTGTCGGACTTTTCGCTGCGGATCGTGGTCGAAAACAGTCATTCGGCCAAGCCGATGATCTACAAGATCAGCGGGACGTGGGGAAACCACGAAGGATCGATGCTGCTTTGGGTGCTGATTGTCACGCTGTTCGGAGCGATGGCGGCGTTCTTTGGGGGCGGGTTGCCCCCAAGCCTGAAGGCGCGTGTGCTTGCGGTTCAATCTGCCATTGCCGTGGCATTTTTTGCTTTCATACTGTTTACCTCGAACCCGTTTGACCGGCTGGCAATTGCGCCGTTTGACGGGCGGGATCTGAACCCGTTGTTGCAGGATCCCGGTTTGGCCTTCCACCCGCCATTTCTGTATCTCGGTTATGTGGGGCTGAGCATGGCGTTCAGTTTTGCGATCGCCGCGCTGATCGAAGGGCGTATCGATGCGGCATGGGGGCGCTGGGTTCGCCCATGGACGCTGGCTGCCTGGGTGTTTTTGACAATCGGCATCGCACTGGGGTCCTGGTGGGCCTATTACGAGCTGGGCTGGGGCGGTTTCTGGTTCTGGGATCCGGTTGAGAACGCCTCTTTCATGCCGTGGCTCCTGGCGGCAGCGCTGCTGCATTCGGCAATCGTTGTTGAAAAGCGCGAGGCGCTGAAAAGCTGGACCATCCTGCTGGCAATCATTGCCTTCGGGTTTTCGCTTATAGGAACATTCATCGTTCGTTCGGGGCTGCTGACTTCGGTTCACGCCTTTGCCAATGACCCGGAACGCGGGGTGTTCATCCTGTTCATTCTTGTGGTTTTCATCGGTGGGGCGCTGACTTTGTTTGCCGCGCGGGCGCAGGCGATGGAGGCCAAGGGTGTTTTCGGCATGGTCAGCCGCGAAAGCGCGCTGATCGTAAACAACGTCCTGCTGGCGGTCAGTTGTTTCGTGGTCTTTGTCGGTACGATGTGGCCGATGGTGGCCGAGATGATGTTTGATCGCAAACTCTCGGTCGGGGCGCCGTTTTTCAACGCTGCATTCTCTCCATTCATGGTTTTGCTGGGATTGATCCTTCCCATCGGGGCCATGTTGCCGTGGAAACGCGGGCGGATTGGAAAAACGGCCTGGTCGCTGCGCTATGCCTTTGGTCTGGCCCTGGCGATTGCCCTGCTGGTTTGGGCGATGCAGACCGGCCGCAGCGCTTTGGGGCCGGTGGGTCTGTTCCTTGGGGCGTGGATTACATTTGGCGCCATCGTTGATTTGTGGAGCCGTACGGGGCGCAACGGCAGCCTGAAACGCTTGTTCCGCCTGCCAGGTGCGGATTGGGGTAAAGCCGTCGCTCATACCGGGCTGGGTGTTACCATCTTTGCCATTGCAGGCCTGACTGCATGGGAGGACGAGGATATTCGCGTCGCCCAACCCAACCAACCTTTCGAAGTGGGACAGTTCACGCTGACGCTGCAAGATGTCCGTCGGGTCGATGGGCCGAACTATTTTTCGACCACGGCGGATGTTCTGGTTGAAAAGAATGGCCGCCCGATCGGGACATTGCACCCGGAAAAACGGGATTACCCCGTTGCGCGGATGCCCACGACCGAAGCGGCGATCGATTATCGTTTCCTCGGGGACCTTTACGTCGTGATTGGAGATCAACAGGCAGATGGCGGCTGGGTGATGCGAA
It encodes the following:
- a CDS encoding indolepyruvate ferredoxin oxidoreductase family protein, producing the protein MSQPQITLNDRFDLEKNPVLLNGTQALVRLMLMQKARDRQAGLNTAGLVTGYRGSPLGAVDQQMMRAQKPLAESDITFQFGLNEDLAATALWGSQQAGLRGDGKFDGVFGLWYGKGPGVDRSGDVMRHANMAGTAKHGGVLMAMGDDHTGESSTVLHQSEWSLVDMYMPIVSPAGVQEILDYGIYGFALSRFAGVWVGLKTMKDTIEVTSVVDGSPDRMQMVIPEFDMPEGGLNIRLGDTPHLQETRVIDYKRFAAETFSHANKLDRRMWGKPGAKIGFVAAGKNWLDLTHALSLLNIDEAEAERLGITTYKVGQTFPLDMAGFHDWAEGLDLIVIVEEKRKLIEVQVKEAIFDDRRGRRVYGWYKGGAGTLHREELFPTRGALDPIMIAEKLGEILIEEGRETDGIRAGLASLSEARRADNAQEIATRLPYFCSGCPHNSSTRVPEGSRAYAGIGCHYMVQWMDRETTGFTQMGGEGANWIGEAPFSTTKHVFQNLGDGTYNHSGVQAIRAALSAGTNITFKILFNDAVAMTGGQDNEGDLTAERIVAEVKAMGVREVALVHDEKEDVNFKALPASVQTYERADLMQVQEKFREIEGVSVIVYVQTCAAEKRRRRKRGTFPDPDKRVFINTDVCEGCGDCGVQSNCVSIVPKQTELGRKRTIDQSSCNKDYSCLNGFCPSFVTLEGAKIRKEATTEIDLPDLPTPDLPKITGTHNVVITGVGGTGVVTIGAILAQAAQIDGKGAGMMEMAGLAQKGGAVHIHCRLANRPEDISAIRVATGEAHALIGGDLVVSAGAKTLGLTRTGRTGAVVNSHETVTGDFTRDTEFRIPADQLELALQARLKEDVSLFDATELARAVMGDSIYSNMMIFGATWQRGLLPVSHRAIFEAIELNGTAVERNKRAFDIGRWAVLHPEDVQSILAPTVAEMPKTLDQIIAFRAQHLTEYQSARLARRYRKLVDSVEDADVREAVAKGYHKLLSYKDEYEVARLLLTSREKAAAEFDGDFKMTFHLAPPIFGGSGSNGRPKKRAFSESILTALKLLTKLKALRGTPLDIFGYSSERKMERALIRQYEKDMREVLPLVSQDTRDAIAALARLPLDIRGFGPVLRENEAKAAKRREELLAVIRSGGPELQAAAE
- a CDS encoding lysophospholipid acyltransferase family protein, whose product is MSSRRHVVRDISYAHSAETKGGRLVIRLMENTTGRLRLIKRADGYEQEVAKGRDFWSVMVDRYGLTLDVVGGALANIPKEGPLILIANHPYGILDGLMMGHILSQTRGDFRILANRVFRKAEDLNRIVLPVSFDETKEAVKLNLDTRKTALNYLGDGGAIGIFPGGTVSTGVNPFAHPMDPGWRGFTARMVAKSNATVVPVFFDGHTSRLFQIASHMHNTLRMGLLIKEFKKRVDTPVKVVIGTPIGRDILDPLGKDTRKMMDFLRKATYELSPTPLKSYDYGYEFEERHRA
- a CDS encoding glutamate racemase, with the protein product MAVGIFDSGLGGLTVLSAAQTRLPDVDFLYYADSAHAPYGVRDAEDIYQLTRKAVQSLWDRGCNLVILACNTASAAALRRMQEEGVPEGKRVLGVFVPLIEALTERQWGDNSPPREVAVKHVALFATPATVSSRAFQRELAFRAIGVDVEAQACGGVVDAIEDGDMILAEALVRSHVEALKRKMPEPQAAILGCTHYPLMADVFQAALGPDVQVYSQGELVAESLADYLHRHPNMLGNGPGGFLTTGKPNVVSDRATQFLRRQITFEAA
- the argC gene encoding N-acetyl-gamma-glutamyl-phosphate reductase, with the translated sequence MTHKIAILGASGYTGAELVRLIAEHPNMEIAALAAERKAGMTMAQVFPHLRHMDLPDLCKISEIDFSRIDLCFCALPHKTSQEVISALPKDLKIIDLSADFRLTDPDEYEKWYGNPHTALEQQEEAVYGLTEFYRDEIRGARLVAGTGCNAATGQYVLRPLVSAGVIDLDDIVLDLKCAVSGAGRSLKENLLHAELSEGTNAYAVGGTHRHLGEFDQEFSKLAGRSVHVQFTPHLIPANRGILATTYVKGDPNSIYETLAKAYADEPFIQMLRMGETPSTHHVRGSNFCHIGVVADRIERRANVIAALDNLTKGSSGQALQNANLMLGETETRGLMMAPLFP
- the ccmE gene encoding cytochrome c maturation protein CcmE, with protein sequence MKTLKKRRRVQVILVAVVALVASTALIGYAMRDGINFFRSPSQVIAEPPKPTEVFRIGGLVEEGSIIRGQGETVHFVVTDGGESVKVSFTGVLPDLFSENQGMVGTGRYVNGVFEATEILAKHDETYMPKEVMDALKEQGVYKGAEES
- a CDS encoding holin-associated N-acetylmuramidase; this translates as MQTVRQIASEIVRREGGYVNDPDDPGGATKFGVTIHTMRRLGLDLTGDGLVDVADVRALTRREAVDIFVQHYFEKPRIALLPDVLHAPVFDMYVNAGAQAVIILQRLLRDMGFDVVADGVIGAQTAQACEDAAQPDPNALRDAYGVARRNYYFRLADKRPASRKYARTRSGGKGGWIKRAEEFLSPRYRLKESEFMERVAAWG
- a CDS encoding holin family protein yields the protein MGLISGVLALLFGGGRNAVRETVEIYRENAESRAERATELQSQAMTQFGREFVVPQKGLFDRVMDGVNRLPRPALALGTLGLFVAAMVDPLWFAERMQGIALVPEPLWWLLGVIVSFYFGARHQSKMQDFQRDIGAAMQRLPTVMGNIETVRAMRSDSPGVADPGPDANLIQNASRPDANPALTDWRKLRAL
- a CDS encoding heme lyase CcmF/NrfE family subunit, with the translated sequence MITELGHFALILAFFVAIVQSVVPLIGASKNWTGWMAFAEPAAIVQFLLTAFSFGALIWAFIVSDFSLRIVVENSHSAKPMIYKISGTWGNHEGSMLLWVLIVTLFGAMAAFFGGGLPPSLKARVLAVQSAIAVAFFAFILFTSNPFDRLAIAPFDGRDLNPLLQDPGLAFHPPFLYLGYVGLSMAFSFAIAALIEGRIDAAWGRWVRPWTLAAWVFLTIGIALGSWWAYYELGWGGFWFWDPVENASFMPWLLAAALLHSAIVVEKREALKSWTILLAIIAFGFSLIGTFIVRSGLLTSVHAFANDPERGVFILFILVVFIGGALTLFAARAQAMEAKGVFGMVSRESALIVNNVLLAVSCFVVFVGTMWPMVAEMMFDRKLSVGAPFFNAAFSPFMVLLGLILPIGAMLPWKRGRIGKTAWSLRYAFGLALAIALLVWAMQTGRSALGPVGLFLGAWITFGAIVDLWSRTGRNGSLKRLFRLPGADWGKAVAHTGLGVTIFAIAGLTAWEDEDIRVAQPNQPFEVGQFTLTLQDVRRVDGPNYFSTTADVLVEKNGRPIGTLHPEKRDYPVARMPTTEAAIDYRFLGDLYVVIGDQQADGGWVMRTYIKPLANWIWGGCILMALGGVLSLCDRRFRVAAGARKTPVGGVPAE